The following are encoded in a window of Peromyscus maniculatus bairdii isolate BWxNUB_F1_BW_parent chromosome X, HU_Pman_BW_mat_3.1, whole genome shotgun sequence genomic DNA:
- the Mospd1 gene encoding motile sperm domain-containing protein 1 isoform X2, with protein sequence MHQQKRQPELVEGNLPVFVFPTELIFYADDQSTHKQVLTLYNPYEFALKFKVLCTTPNKYVVVDAAGAVKPQCCVDIVIRHRDVRSCHYGVIDKFRLQVSEQSQRKALGRKEVIATLLPSAKEQQKEEEEKRIKEHLTESVFFEQSCQPGLITMAILRT encoded by the exons ATGCATCAACAAAAAAGACAACCAGAGTTAGTGGAAGGAAACCTTCCTGTTTTTGTGTTTCCCACGGAGCTGATATTTTATGCAGATGATCAGTCAACACATAAGCAAGTGTTGACTCTGTACAACCCCTATGAGTTTGCCTTAAAGTTCAAAG ttttatgtACGACTCCAAATAAGTATGTTGTCGTCGACGCTGCAGGTGCAGTGAAGCCTCAGTGCTGTGTGGATAT TGTGATTCGTCATAGAGATGTTCGATCCTGTCACTATGGTGTGATAGACAAATTCCGCCTCCAAGTTTCTGAGCAAAGCCAGAGGAAGGCTTTAGGAAGGAAAGAGGTTATTGCTACTCTTCTCCCATCTGCGAAAGAacaacagaaggaagaagaggagaaaagaataaaggaaCATTTAACCGAAAGTGTATTTTTTGAGCAGTCGTGTCAACCAG GTCTTATCACAATGGCTATACTTAGAACATGA
- the Mospd1 gene encoding motile sperm domain-containing protein 1 isoform X1, translated as MHQQKRQPELVEGNLPVFVFPTELIFYADDQSTHKQVLTLYNPYEFALKFKVLCTTPNKYVVVDAAGAVKPQCCVDIVIRHRDVRSCHYGVIDKFRLQVSEQSQRKALGRKEVIATLLPSAKEQQKEEEEKRIKEHLTESVFFEQSCQPENRTVSSGPSLLTVFLGVICIAALMLPTLGDMESLVPLYLHLSVNQKLVAAYILGLITMAILRT; from the exons ATGCATCAACAAAAAAGACAACCAGAGTTAGTGGAAGGAAACCTTCCTGTTTTTGTGTTTCCCACGGAGCTGATATTTTATGCAGATGATCAGTCAACACATAAGCAAGTGTTGACTCTGTACAACCCCTATGAGTTTGCCTTAAAGTTCAAAG ttttatgtACGACTCCAAATAAGTATGTTGTCGTCGACGCTGCAGGTGCAGTGAAGCCTCAGTGCTGTGTGGATAT TGTGATTCGTCATAGAGATGTTCGATCCTGTCACTATGGTGTGATAGACAAATTCCGCCTCCAAGTTTCTGAGCAAAGCCAGAGGAAGGCTTTAGGAAGGAAAGAGGTTATTGCTACTCTTCTCCCATCTGCGAAAGAacaacagaaggaagaagaggagaaaagaataaaggaaCATTTAACCGAAAGTGTATTTTTTGAGCAGTCGTGTCAACCAG AAAACAGAACGGTCTCTTCAGGACCTAGTTTGCTAACTGTCTTCCTGGGTGTGATCTGTATTGCGGCCCTGATGCTGCCTACGCTGGGGGATATGGAATCGCTGGTGCCTCTCTACCTCCACTTAAGTGTGAATCAAAAATTAGTGGCTGCTTATATCTTAG GTCTTATCACAATGGCTATACTTAGAACATGA